One window of Camelina sativa cultivar DH55 chromosome 4, Cs, whole genome shotgun sequence genomic DNA carries:
- the LOC104779779 gene encoding uncharacterized protein LOC104779779 encodes MILITSPTVTYLHHRLHTSQTNPPRHLRRSSEISTVERCCNPWHTTTDRFKLRTRNSSSFSCFARRKPETATVEIEDDYKRRIVRYLLWIAEAVYILWLFLLPYAPGDPVWAISSETVNSLLGLSLNFFFVLPLANSAGIQFLQAPVLHPMAEGLFNFVIAWTLMFAPLLYTDRKRDGYKSSLDVLWGLMMFLTNTFLIPYMALRLSDADQNDKSSKMSQLGEAMTKGAPIVGLTGATVCLISTLWSLYGRADGDFGGIMDRWQYLIGYLGSERLAYAFIWDICLYTIFQPWLIGENLQNVKKGKIELVSYLRFVPVFGLLAYLLFLNLDDEAI; translated from the exons ATGATTCTGATAACTTCACCGACGGTGACGTATCTCCATCACCGCCTCCACACTTCCCAAACCAATCCGCCTCGCCATTTACGCCGGAGTAGTGAAATCTCGACCGTTGAACGCTGCTGCAATCCATGGCATACAACAACGGATCGTTTCAAATTACGAACACGAAACAGTTCCTCGTTCTCGTGCTTTGCTCGCCGGAAACCGGAGACGGCGACGGTTGAGATCGAAGATGATTATAAACGGAGAATCGTTCGGTATCTTCTGTGGATTGCTGAAGCTGTGTATATACTATggctctttcttcttccttatgcTCCT GGAGATCCAGTGTGGGCAATTAGTTCAGAGACAGTGAATTCTCTTTTGGGACTTTCTCttaatttcttctttgtcttgcCTCTTGCGAACTCCG CTGGTATTCAATTCTTACAAGCTCCTGTTCTTCACCCG ATGGCTGAAGGGTTATTCAACTTCGTGATAGCTTGGACACTCATGTTTGCTCCGTTGCTATACACAGACCGAAAGAGAGATGGATACAAAAGCTCTCTTGATGTCTTATGGGGTCTCATGATGTTCCTCACAAATA CGTTTCTAATCCCATACATGGCTTTACGGCTCAGTGACGCTGACCAGAATGATAAATCTAGCAAAATGTCTCAACTTGGCGAAGCGATGACCAAAGGTGCGCCAATAGTTGGCCTGACCGGAGCTACGGTGTGTCTGATATCAACATTGTGGTCTCTCTATGGTCGAGCAGATGGAGATTTCGGTGGAATAATGGACAGATGGCAGTATCTCATTGGTTATTTGGGATCGGAGAGACTAGCTTACGCTTTTATATGGGATATATGTCTGTACACAATCTTTCAGCCGTGGTTGATTGGAGAGAACCTGCAAAATGTGAAGAAGGGCAAGATTGAGTTGGTGAGTTATCTTAGGTTTGTTCCTGTTTTTGGTTTGCTTGcatatcttttgtttctcaatctCGATGATGAAGCAATTTAG